One window of the Dermacentor andersoni chromosome 10, qqDerAnde1_hic_scaffold, whole genome shotgun sequence genome contains the following:
- the LOC129380329 gene encoding uncharacterized protein: MCHLWQLPEPRETEDEVRVQLDILRETYLQRRQCHCADSHDGLSPEGRLYGIARTLVQRRRYIDLHCYKPDPEEASRGNVVVQRSFGKRRYSVQKRLEWTEGVWRQVGFSGRLRAPDGEPVVALLGGCEPDKPDRVSAGLCMARLYPKKSPFFKRFGILPRPLYHVKAVCFNRTVYVVGEYPTWVTINTDLHVLTPTAFTR; encoded by the exons ATGTGCCACTTGTGG CAACTGCCCGAGCCGAGGGAGACGGAGGACGAGGTGCGCGTCCAGCTGGACATCCTGCGGGAGACGTACCTGCAGCGCAGGCAGTGCCACTGCGCCGACAGCCACGACGGCCTGTCGCCTGAAGGGCGGCTCTACGGCATCGCACGGACGCTGGTGCAGAGGCGACGCTACATCGACCTGCACTGCTACAAGCCG GACCCCGAGGAAGCGTCGCGGGGCAACGTGGTGGTGCAGCGGTCGTTCGGCAAAAGGCGCTATTCGGTGCAGAAGCGGCTCGAGTGGACAGAGGGCGTCTGGCGACAGGTCGGCTTCAGCGGCCGCCTGCGGGCACCCGACGGCGAGCCCGTCGTCGCGCTGCTCGGGGGCTGCGAGCCGGACAAGCCGGACCGAGTCTCCGCCG GGTTATGCATGGCGCGCCTCTATCCGAAGAAGTCGCCCTTCTTCAAGCGTTTCGGCATCCTGCCCCGCCCGCTGTACCACGTGAAGGCCGTGTGCTTCAACAGGACCGTCTACGTGGTCGGTGAGTACCCGACTTGGGTCACAATAAACACAGACCTGCATGTACTGACACCCACCGCATTCACTCGATGA